Proteins encoded in a region of the Paramagnetospirillum magneticum AMB-1 genome:
- the hisH gene encoding imidazole glycerol phosphate synthase subunit HisH encodes MTGIVAIIDYGSGNLRSAAKAFERVVAEASLNLSVAVTNDPKVVDRADRVVLPGVGAFADCRAGLLALPGMAETLTERVLARGVPFFGICVGMQLMASIGREHGLHAGLGWVAGEVVPLGVEDQGLKVPHMGWNQLVPDGLSHPLLAGLDSEAHAYFVHSYKFEPANPAHRLAHVEYGGQVTAVVGRDNMVGTQFHPEKSQITGLKVISNFLTWTP; translated from the coding sequence GTGACCGGGATCGTCGCCATCATCGATTACGGCTCGGGCAATCTGCGCTCGGCCGCCAAGGCGTTCGAGCGGGTGGTGGCCGAGGCCAGCCTGAATCTTTCCGTTGCCGTCACCAATGATCCCAAGGTGGTGGACCGTGCCGATCGCGTCGTGCTGCCCGGCGTGGGCGCCTTTGCCGATTGTCGCGCTGGCCTTCTGGCCCTGCCGGGCATGGCCGAGACCCTGACCGAGCGGGTGCTGGCGCGGGGCGTCCCGTTCTTCGGCATCTGCGTCGGCATGCAGTTGATGGCCAGCATCGGCCGCGAACACGGCCTGCATGCCGGTCTGGGCTGGGTGGCGGGCGAGGTGGTGCCGTTGGGCGTCGAGGACCAGGGCCTCAAGGTCCCGCATATGGGCTGGAACCAGCTGGTGCCCGATGGCCTCTCCCATCCGCTGCTGGCCGGTCTGGATTCGGAGGCCCACGCCTATTTCGTCCATTCCTACAAATTCGAGCCGGCCAACCCCGCCCATCGTCTCGCCCATGTGGAATACGGCGGCCAGGTGACCGCCGTGGTGGGCCGCGACAACATGGTCGGCACCCAATTCCATCCCGAAAAGTCCCAGATCACGGGGCTCAAGGTGATTTCCAACTTTCTGACCTGGACTCCCTAA
- the hisB gene encoding imidazoleglycerol-phosphate dehydratase HisB yields MRKAAITRNTNETSIKVAVDLDGSGKYAVSTGVGFLDHMLEQLSRHSLMDLEVDAKGDLHIDAHHTTEDVGIAIGQAVNQALGDRKGICRYGSAYVPMDEALTRVALDLSNRPYLIWKVAFGRDKLGTMDTELFKEWFQAFAQAAGATLHVESLYGDNDHHIVESCFKALARALREAVEIDPRKADAVPSTKGTLGGSL; encoded by the coding sequence ATGCGCAAGGCTGCCATCACGCGCAATACCAACGAAACCAGCATCAAGGTCGCCGTCGATCTGGACGGCAGCGGCAAGTATGCCGTGAGCACCGGGGTGGGTTTCCTCGACCACATGCTGGAGCAGCTGTCCCGGCACTCGCTGATGGACCTCGAGGTGGACGCCAAGGGCGACCTCCACATCGACGCCCACCACACCACCGAGGATGTGGGCATTGCCATTGGCCAGGCGGTGAACCAGGCCCTGGGCGATCGCAAGGGCATCTGCCGCTACGGCTCGGCCTATGTCCCCATGGACGAGGCCCTGACCCGGGTGGCGCTGGACCTGTCCAACCGTCCTTACCTGATTTGGAAGGTGGCGTTCGGCCGCGACAAGCTGGGCACCATGGACACCGAGCTGTTCAAGGAATGGTTCCAGGCCTTTGCCCAGGCTGCCGGCGCGACGCTGCACGTGGAAAGCCTCTACGGCGACAACGACCACCACATCGTGGAAAGCTGCTTCAAGGCCCTGGCCCGCGCCCTGCGCGAGGCGGTGGAGATCGACCCGCGCAAGGCCGACGCGGTGCCTTCGACCAAGGGCACCCTTGGAGGATCGCTATGA
- a CDS encoding M48 family metallopeptidase, with product MTAAMMAAALGACAPTTQRPEVDAKSLRTETNQQYALLLQNHLEQRSLFDGVVHRLSVAASDFCDARINWRTGFLTLSTDDVNGAAGKLLATAYPGLSSTPMVISVTRGSAAERAGLKTGDLVTAMGGFPIPATKSFLESTSARFNRATNAPITLAIRRGDQTSDLVITPERACDYPSNIIVDSSMNAFATEKDINVQTGMLDFLKSEEELALIMGHELAHSLRKHGGMGAKGGNMVAGQVAGGVLDVIAALGGVNTGGYFSKSGGAMARNINSQDYENEADYVGLYIMARAGYTIDDAPKVWRRMAVSDPSSISHATTHPTAPERFVNLNATIQEIRNKQAAGLPLIPNEQPKAVETPKAPAVGNP from the coding sequence TTGACCGCCGCCATGATGGCGGCGGCACTGGGCGCTTGCGCACCCACCACCCAGCGGCCGGAAGTCGATGCCAAGAGCCTTCGAACCGAAACCAACCAGCAATATGCCTTGCTGCTGCAAAATCATTTGGAACAGCGCAGTCTGTTCGACGGCGTTGTTCACCGCCTCAGCGTGGCCGCCAGCGACTTTTGCGATGCCCGGATCAATTGGCGGACGGGATTTCTCACCTTAAGCACCGACGACGTCAATGGCGCCGCCGGCAAGTTGCTTGCAACGGCCTATCCTGGCCTCAGTTCCACCCCCATGGTGATCAGTGTCACCCGGGGCTCGGCGGCCGAACGGGCGGGACTGAAGACCGGCGACCTGGTCACGGCCATGGGCGGATTCCCCATTCCAGCCACCAAGAGTTTCCTTGAGTCAACCAGCGCCCGGTTCAATCGTGCTACCAACGCGCCTATCACCCTCGCCATCCGGCGCGGCGACCAGACCAGCGACCTGGTCATCACGCCGGAACGGGCCTGCGACTATCCCAGCAACATCATCGTCGACAGTTCAATGAACGCCTTTGCCACCGAGAAAGACATCAACGTGCAGACCGGCATGTTGGACTTCCTAAAGAGCGAGGAGGAACTGGCCCTGATCATGGGGCATGAACTGGCTCATTCCCTGAGGAAGCACGGCGGAATGGGCGCCAAGGGAGGCAACATGGTGGCGGGCCAGGTGGCGGGCGGCGTGCTGGACGTCATCGCGGCCCTGGGCGGGGTCAATACCGGCGGATATTTCAGCAAGTCCGGCGGTGCCATGGCCCGCAATATCAACAGCCAGGACTACGAGAACGAGGCTGATTATGTCGGGCTCTACATCATGGCCCGCGCCGGATACACCATAGACGACGCCCCGAAGGTTTGGCGACGGATGGCGGTGAGCGACCCCAGCAGCATTTCCCACGCCACGACCCACCCGACGGCGCCGGAGCGCTTCGTCAACCTGAACGCCACCATTCAGGAAATTCGAAACAAGCAGGCCGCGGGCTTGCCGTTGATTCCCAATGAGCAGCCCAAAGCGGTGGAAACCCCCAAAGCACCCGCCGTGGGCAACCCCTGA
- the hslV gene encoding ATP-dependent protease subunit HslV, translated as MSESSLPSWHGTTILCLRKDGRVVIAGDGQVSLGATVIKGNARKVRKVGGGSILVGFAGATADAFTLLERLEAKLEKHPGQLTRACVELAKDWRTDRYLRRLEAMMAVADKDVSLVLTGQGDVLEPEDGIIGIGSGGNYALAAARALIDIDGLDAETIARKAMAIAAGICVYTNGNMIVESL; from the coding sequence ATGTCCGAGTCCTCTCTTCCTTCCTGGCACGGCACGACCATCCTCTGCCTGCGCAAGGACGGGCGCGTGGTCATCGCCGGCGACGGCCAGGTCAGCCTGGGCGCCACGGTGATCAAGGGCAATGCCCGCAAGGTGCGCAAGGTGGGCGGCGGGTCCATCCTGGTGGGCTTTGCCGGCGCCACCGCCGACGCCTTCACCTTGCTGGAGCGCCTGGAAGCCAAGCTGGAAAAGCATCCCGGCCAGCTGACCCGGGCCTGCGTCGAGCTGGCCAAGGACTGGCGCACCGACCGCTATCTCCGCCGCCTGGAAGCCATGATGGCGGTGGCCGACAAGGACGTCTCGCTGGTCCTCACCGGCCAGGGCGATGTGCTGGAGCCCGAGGACGGCATCATCGGCATCGGCTCGGGTGGCAATTACGCCCTGGCCGCCGCCCGCGCCCTGATCGACATCGACGGCCTGGACGCCGAGACCATCGCCCGCAAGGCCATGGCTATCGCCGCGGGCATCTGCGTCTACACCAACGGCAACATGATCGTGGAAAGCCTGTGA
- the hslU gene encoding ATP-dependent protease ATPase subunit HslU: MSAAAFSPREIVSELDRFIVGQNDAKRAVAIALRNRWRRQQLSESLREEVLPKNILMIGPTGVGKTEIARRLARLAQAPFLKVEATKFTEVGYVGRDVEQIVRDLVEVAILMTRERLRKQVTAKAEIAAEERLLDALVGETAGTETRQKFRKMLREGALDAKEVEIQVAETGGAGLPTFDIPGMPGSQVGMINLGDMLGKALGGGRTRPRKLPVPEALDVLTAEESDKLLDQDKVVKDAIWAVENHGIVFIDEIDKICARSSEHHVGGDVSREGVQRDLLPLIEGTTVATKHGSVKTDHVLFIASGAFHLAKPSDLLPELQGRLPIRVELKALSRDDLVRILTEPEASLLKQYEALLATEEVTLTFEPGSVDAIADLAAEINATVENIGARRLQTVMERLLEEISFTAPDQPPGTTVTITAEMVRERVGELAKTADLAKFIL, encoded by the coding sequence ATGAGCGCCGCCGCCTTCTCCCCCCGCGAAATCGTTTCGGAACTGGACCGGTTCATCGTCGGCCAGAATGACGCCAAGCGCGCCGTGGCCATCGCGCTCAGGAACCGCTGGCGCCGCCAGCAGCTTTCCGAGTCCCTGCGCGAGGAGGTTCTGCCCAAGAATATCCTGATGATCGGCCCCACCGGCGTGGGCAAGACCGAGATCGCCAGGCGCCTGGCCCGTCTGGCCCAGGCCCCCTTCCTCAAGGTGGAGGCCACCAAGTTCACCGAGGTGGGCTATGTGGGCCGCGACGTGGAGCAGATCGTCCGCGATCTGGTCGAGGTCGCCATCCTGATGACGCGGGAACGCCTGCGCAAGCAGGTCACCGCCAAGGCCGAGATCGCCGCCGAGGAACGCCTGCTCGACGCCCTGGTGGGCGAGACCGCCGGAACCGAGACCCGCCAGAAGTTCCGCAAGATGCTGCGCGAGGGCGCCCTGGATGCCAAGGAAGTGGAAATTCAGGTGGCCGAGACCGGCGGCGCCGGCCTGCCCACCTTCGACATTCCCGGCATGCCTGGCTCGCAGGTGGGCATGATCAATCTCGGCGACATGCTGGGCAAGGCCCTGGGCGGCGGCCGCACCCGGCCGCGCAAGCTGCCGGTGCCCGAAGCCCTGGACGTCCTGACCGCCGAGGAATCCGACAAGCTGCTCGACCAGGACAAGGTGGTGAAGGACGCCATCTGGGCGGTGGAAAATCACGGCATCGTCTTCATCGACGAGATCGACAAGATCTGCGCCCGCTCGTCCGAACACCATGTGGGCGGCGATGTCTCGCGCGAAGGGGTGCAGCGCGACCTGCTGCCCCTGATCGAGGGCACCACCGTGGCCACCAAACACGGTTCGGTGAAGACCGACCACGTGCTGTTCATCGCCTCGGGAGCCTTCCATCTGGCCAAGCCCTCGGATCTGCTGCCCGAACTGCAGGGACGCCTGCCCATCCGGGTCGAGCTGAAGGCGCTGTCCCGCGACGATCTGGTGCGCATCCTCACCGAGCCCGAGGCCAGCCTGCTCAAGCAGTACGAGGCCCTGCTCGCCACCGAGGAGGTCACCCTCACCTTCGAGCCCGGCTCGGTGGACGCCATCGCCGATCTGGCCGCCGAGATCAACGCCACCGTGGAGAATATCGGAGCACGGCGCCTGCAGACCGTCATGGAGCGGCTGCTGGAGGAGATCAGCTTCACCGCGCCCGACCAGCCACCCGGCACCACCGTCACCATCACGGCCGAGATGGTAAGGGAGCGGGTGGGCGAGCTGGCCAAGACGGCGGATCTGGCCAAGTTCATTTTGTAG
- a CDS encoding Crp/Fnr family transcriptional regulator: MEDWGRILGGIRATGRSLEAGEALFRDGDEARAVFQVERGRIRLGRHGATLHLAKTGSLLAESALFASHYACDAVADRPSRVKVFPKAAVLLYLRAHPDLNLAFSAALAREVQRLRAGQEIMRLPGARDRVVAWLTLLGAAETAVTLDQPLSAIASEIGLTHEALYRTLAALVKDGRLERPEKRSFRLK, translated from the coding sequence ATGGAAGACTGGGGCAGGATTCTCGGTGGCATCCGCGCCACCGGCCGCAGCCTGGAAGCCGGCGAGGCCCTGTTCCGCGACGGTGACGAGGCCCGCGCCGTGTTTCAGGTGGAGCGGGGGCGGATACGCCTTGGCCGCCACGGCGCCACCCTGCATCTTGCCAAGACCGGATCGCTATTGGCAGAAAGCGCCCTGTTCGCTTCGCACTACGCCTGTGACGCCGTGGCCGACAGGCCCAGCCGGGTCAAGGTGTTCCCCAAGGCGGCGGTCCTGCTTTACCTGCGCGCCCATCCCGACCTCAACCTGGCTTTCTCGGCGGCCCTGGCCCGCGAGGTCCAAAGATTGCGGGCCGGTCAGGAGATCATGCGCCTGCCCGGCGCGCGGGACCGGGTGGTGGCCTGGCTGACCCTGCTGGGCGCCGCCGAGACCGCCGTCACCCTGGACCAGCCCCTCTCCGCAATCGCCAGTGAGATCGGCCTGACCCACGAGGCCCTCTACCGCACCCTGGCCGCCCTGGTGAAGGACGGCCGGCTGGAGCGCCCGGAAAAGAGAAGCTTCCGACTGAAATAA
- a CDS encoding helix-turn-helix domain-containing protein: MTPFGARIRALREAKGIQLRQMATDLHISAAYLSAMEHGHRGRPAPGLVMQICGYLGCIWDEAEELKSLAELSHPKVTLDTSGLTPAHTELANRLGRSIRDLPDETVARLLEVLGDR; encoded by the coding sequence ATGACTCCCTTCGGGGCGCGAATCCGCGCACTGCGCGAGGCCAAGGGCATTCAGTTGCGCCAGATGGCCACGGACCTCCATATCTCGGCCGCCTATCTCTCGGCCATGGAGCACGGCCATCGCGGCCGTCCGGCCCCCGGTCTGGTCATGCAGATCTGCGGCTATCTGGGGTGTATCTGGGACGAGGCCGAGGAGCTGAAATCCCTGGCCGAGCTGTCCCACCCCAAGGTGACGCTGGATACCTCGGGCCTCACCCCCGCCCATACCGAGCTGGCCAATCGCCTGGGGCGGTCCATCCGTGATCTGCCCGATGAGACGGTGGCGCGGTTGCTGGAGGTGTTGGGGGACCGGTAG
- a CDS encoding Smr/MutS family protein, whose amino-acid sequence MTRARLVEPRQPRRRMVTADEIRVWKAVVAEAKPLPGRSPPADPSPEAAALPEPVASPPPPPGKPPVRPSAHPPTPPRTGHGELHHGNSPGLDRRSAERLKRGEMEIEADLDLHGLTQDMAHAQLTAFIQRCWVAQRRCVLVVTGKGAQGFGILRAQVPRWLNQSPLRERILGFSYAQPRHGGDGALYVLIRRQRA is encoded by the coding sequence ATGACCCGGGCGCGTCTGGTCGAACCGCGCCAGCCCCGCCGCCGGATGGTCACCGCCGACGAGATCCGGGTCTGGAAGGCGGTGGTGGCCGAGGCCAAGCCCCTGCCCGGCCGGTCGCCTCCCGCCGATCCCTCCCCCGAAGCCGCCGCCTTGCCCGAACCGGTGGCCTCGCCGCCGCCGCCGCCGGGCAAGCCGCCGGTGCGCCCCTCGGCCCATCCCCCCACGCCGCCCCGCACCGGCCATGGCGAGTTGCACCACGGCAACTCCCCCGGCCTGGACCGCCGCTCCGCCGAGCGGCTGAAGCGCGGCGAAATGGAAATCGAGGCCGATCTCGACCTGCACGGCCTGACCCAGGACATGGCCCACGCCCAGCTGACCGCCTTCATCCAGCGCTGCTGGGTGGCGCAGCGCCGCTGCGTCCTGGTGGTCACCGGCAAGGGCGCCCAGGGCTTCGGCATCCTGCGCGCCCAGGTGCCGCGCTGGCTGAACCAAAGCCCGCTGCGGGAACGCATCCTGGGCTTTTCCTACGCCCAGCCTCGCCACGGCGGCGACGGCGCGCTGTACGTCCTGATCCGCAGGCAAAGGGCATGA
- a CDS encoding murein transglycosylase A, translating into MRRFAAAALVAASLAACATPEPAPAPAPAGPDRMVLQPLSFDQLAGWSEDESARVLPALLKSCNRITKLPLDKSVGFEGVGGTAADWYAPCAAAQRVADGDHMAARILFESWFTPWRVTNGGRADGLFTGYFEPEIRGSRQRKAPYIHPIFGKPNDLVVTGSGEQAIGRMENGRLVPYYTRAEIDKGVLIGKAPVLVWTDDPVDLAIMQIQGSGRVRLDDGSVIRLGVAGSNGHKFVGIGKVLKDEGKLGADTSMPAIRAWLKAHPEEGRTLLGRNPRYIFYGFNTGGEGPLGTEGVALTPERSLAVDPRFVPLGAPVWVDSIDPAGRPLRRLMVAQDTGAAIKGPVRGDVFWGAGEAAFQVAGKMKSPGRLVLFLPRARSPRLAER; encoded by the coding sequence ATGAGGCGTTTCGCCGCCGCTGCCCTGGTGGCCGCGTCGCTGGCCGCCTGCGCCACGCCGGAACCGGCGCCGGCTCCCGCTCCCGCCGGGCCGGACCGCATGGTGCTGCAACCCCTGTCCTTCGACCAGCTGGCCGGCTGGTCCGAGGACGAATCGGCCCGGGTGCTGCCGGCGCTTCTTAAGTCCTGCAACCGCATCACCAAGCTGCCGCTGGACAAGTCCGTGGGCTTCGAGGGGGTGGGTGGCACCGCCGCCGACTGGTATGCCCCCTGCGCTGCCGCCCAGCGGGTGGCCGACGGCGACCACATGGCGGCCCGCATCCTGTTCGAAAGCTGGTTCACGCCCTGGCGGGTGACCAATGGCGGCCGGGCCGACGGCTTGTTCACCGGCTATTTCGAGCCGGAGATCCGGGGCTCGCGCCAGCGCAAGGCGCCTTACATCCATCCCATCTTCGGCAAGCCCAACGATCTGGTGGTCACCGGATCGGGCGAGCAGGCCATCGGCCGGATGGAGAACGGGCGGCTGGTGCCCTATTACACCCGGGCCGAAATCGACAAGGGCGTCCTGATCGGCAAGGCCCCCGTGCTGGTGTGGACCGACGATCCGGTGGATCTGGCCATCATGCAGATTCAGGGCTCCGGACGGGTGCGGCTGGACGACGGGTCGGTGATCCGGCTGGGCGTGGCGGGCAGCAACGGCCACAAATTCGTCGGCATCGGCAAGGTGCTGAAGGACGAGGGTAAGCTGGGCGCCGACACCTCCATGCCGGCCATCCGCGCCTGGCTCAAGGCCCATCCCGAGGAAGGCCGCACCCTGCTGGGCCGCAATCCCCGCTATATCTTCTATGGCTTCAACACCGGTGGCGAAGGCCCCCTGGGCACCGAGGGCGTGGCGCTGACGCCTGAACGCTCCCTGGCCGTCGACCCGCGATTCGTGCCGCTGGGCGCCCCCGTCTGGGTGGACAGCATCGACCCGGCGGGCCGGCCGCTGCGCCGCCTGATGGTGGCCCAGGATACCGGTGCCGCCATCAAGGGCCCGGTGCGCGGCGACGTGTTCTGGGGGGCGGGCGAAGCCGCCTTCCAGGTCGCCGGCAAGATGAAGAGCCCCGGGCGCCTGGTGCTTTTCCTGCCCAGGGCGCGCTCGCCCCGGCTGGCCGAGAGGTAG
- a CDS encoding Tim44/TimA family putative adaptor protein has translation MNDGYHFLDIVFFAMVAAFLVLRLRSVLGKRTGAERPPEQWTPPEAAADNVVDLQSVRRSASEPPAETPMGQGLAAIRAADRGFDLDGFLGGAKAAFEMIVIAFAHGDKATLQPLLAPDVYRHFSDAIDARRQHGETLQTELVGIRTAELVEAGMDGRFAALTIRFVSEQVNALRDAKGEVVEGNPERVIDVIDLWTFRRDTRSADPNWALAATHTPEP, from the coding sequence ATGAACGACGGCTATCATTTTCTCGACATCGTTTTTTTCGCAATGGTCGCCGCCTTCCTGGTGCTGCGCCTGCGCAGCGTGCTGGGCAAGCGCACCGGCGCCGAGCGTCCGCCCGAGCAGTGGACCCCGCCCGAGGCCGCCGCCGATAACGTGGTGGATCTGCAAAGCGTCCGCCGCTCGGCGTCCGAGCCGCCGGCCGAGACTCCCATGGGCCAGGGGCTGGCCGCCATCCGCGCCGCCGACCGGGGCTTTGACCTGGACGGCTTCCTGGGCGGTGCCAAGGCGGCGTTCGAGATGATCGTCATCGCCTTCGCCCATGGCGACAAGGCGACCTTGCAGCCGCTGCTGGCTCCCGATGTTTACCGTCACTTCAGCGACGCCATCGATGCGCGGCGCCAGCATGGCGAGACGCTGCAGACCGAGCTGGTGGGCATCCGCACTGCCGAACTGGTGGAGGCCGGGATGGACGGCCGCTTCGCCGCGCTGACCATCCGCTTCGTCAGCGAGCAGGTCAACGCGCTGCGCGACGCCAAGGGCGAAGTGGTGGAAGGCAATCCCGAGCGGGTGATCGACGTGATCGACCTGTGGACCTTCCGCCGCGATACCCGCTCCGCCGATCCCAACTGGGCGCTGGCCGCCACCCACACGCCCGAGCCATGA
- a CDS encoding FxsA family protein, with protein sequence MAWAFLVGLLTLPVAEVLVWIRVADAIGGLATVGLTVLAILAGSALLRGGGLGLALDLRARLERGEPPGPIVFDGICIAFAGFLLMLPGFISDGLALLLLLPPVRALLLRAVVVSPGPASPSDPTIIEGEYEILSPEPDPNQPPDHKRLEP encoded by the coding sequence ATGGCATGGGCATTCCTGGTTGGCCTGCTGACTTTGCCGGTGGCCGAGGTCCTGGTGTGGATCCGCGTGGCGGACGCCATCGGCGGACTGGCCACCGTGGGTTTGACCGTCCTGGCCATCCTGGCCGGCTCGGCCCTGCTGCGCGGCGGCGGCCTGGGGCTGGCGCTCGACCTCAGGGCCAGGCTGGAACGGGGCGAGCCGCCGGGACCCATCGTCTTTGACGGAATCTGCATCGCCTTCGCCGGCTTCCTGCTGATGCTGCCCGGCTTCATCAGCGACGGGCTGGCGCTGCTGCTGCTGCTGCCGCCGGTGCGGGCGCTGCTGCTCCGCGCCGTGGTGGTCAGCCCGGGCCCGGCTTCACCCTCCGATCCCACCATCATCGAGGGCGAATACGAGATCCTTTCTCCCGAGCCCGACCCGAACCAGCCCCCGGATCACAAGCGGCTTGAGCCGTGA
- the secB gene encoding protein-export chaperone SecB codes for MTDAQTPSEDLPQLQVNMQYIKDLSFEIPGAPHSFIEMQGKNPEIPIHVDVNVGNVGANAYEVVLHLKIEALLDGKALFILELAYAGVFTLNLPEEQIHPVLLIECPRLLFPFARNIVADMTRDGGLPPLLLQPLDFVELYRARAAEMNAQQGQA; via the coding sequence ATGACCGACGCCCAGACGCCGTCCGAGGACCTGCCCCAGCTGCAGGTCAACATGCAGTACATCAAGGACCTGTCCTTCGAGATCCCCGGCGCGCCCCATTCCTTCATCGAGATGCAGGGCAAGAATCCCGAGATTCCGATCCATGTGGACGTCAACGTGGGCAATGTGGGCGCCAATGCCTATGAAGTGGTGCTCCACCTCAAGATCGAGGCCCTGCTGGACGGCAAGGCGCTGTTCATCCTGGAACTGGCCTATGCTGGCGTGTTCACCCTGAACCTGCCGGAAGAGCAGATCCACCCGGTGCTGCTCATCGAGTGCCCGCGCCTGCTGTTCCCCTTCGCCCGCAATATCGTCGCCGATATGACCCGCGACGGCGGCCTGCCGCCGCTGCTGCTCCAGCCTCTGGACTTCGTCGAGCTCTACCGTGCCCGCGCGGCCGAGATGAACGCCCAGCAGGGTCAGGCGTAA
- the dnaQ gene encoding DNA polymerase III subunit epsilon yields the protein MREIVLDTETTGFDPLSGHRLVEIGCVELFNHLPTGSVFHRYCNPERDMPEEAFKVHGLSADFLSDKPLFAEIVADFLEFIGDVPLVIHNAEFDMRFINAELTRLGFPPLPMSRSIDTVMMARKRFPGAQANLDALCRRFEIDNTHRTKHGALLDSELLAEVYLQLIGGRQPGLELGGGKGNGAGGTANASTHQVTREFREPRPHGPTEEETAAHTAFVAKLKNAVWLRE from the coding sequence ATGCGCGAGATCGTGCTCGATACGGAAACCACCGGCTTCGATCCCCTCAGCGGTCATCGGCTGGTGGAAATCGGCTGTGTCGAGCTGTTCAACCACCTGCCCACCGGCTCGGTGTTTCATCGCTACTGCAACCCCGAGCGCGACATGCCGGAAGAGGCCTTCAAGGTGCACGGCCTGTCGGCGGATTTCCTGTCGGACAAGCCGCTGTTCGCCGAGATCGTCGCCGACTTCCTGGAATTCATCGGCGATGTGCCGCTGGTCATCCACAACGCCGAATTCGACATGCGCTTCATCAACGCCGAGCTGACGCGGCTGGGCTTTCCCCCCTTGCCCATGAGCCGGTCCATCGACACGGTGATGATGGCGCGCAAGCGCTTTCCCGGCGCCCAGGCCAATCTGGACGCGCTGTGCCGCCGCTTTGAGATCGACAACACCCACCGCACCAAGCACGGGGCCTTGCTGGATTCGGAATTGCTGGCCGAGGTCTATCTGCAGCTGATCGGCGGGCGCCAGCCGGGCCTGGAATTGGGCGGTGGCAAGGGCAATGGTGCCGGCGGCACCGCCAATGCCTCGACCCATCAGGTGACCCGCGAGTTCCGCGAACCCCGGCCCCACGGACCGACCGAGGAGGAAACCGCGGCGCACACGGCGTTCGTGGCCAAGCTCAAGAACGCCGTGTGGCTGAGGGAATAA
- the coaE gene encoding dephospho-CoA kinase (Dephospho-CoA kinase (CoaE) performs the final step in coenzyme A biosynthesis.) produces MKILGLTGSIGMGKSTAAAMLRRLGVPVHDADATVHALFARGGKAVAAVDAAFPGVVRDGAVDRTALGAQVFGDGAALKRLEAIVHPLVRAAERDFLARHRRARTRLVVLDIPLLFETHGESRCDLVAVVSAPAFLQAARVLARPGMTRQRLDAVLAKQMPDGQKRRRADVVIPTGLGKGPALKRLKAVVAMMRGSRPAAPVGGDASKPPFY; encoded by the coding sequence ATGAAGATCCTGGGCCTGACCGGCTCCATCGGCATGGGCAAAAGCACGGCGGCCGCCATGCTGCGGCGCCTGGGCGTGCCGGTGCACGACGCCGACGCCACGGTGCACGCCCTGTTTGCCCGGGGCGGCAAGGCGGTGGCGGCGGTGGATGCCGCCTTCCCCGGCGTGGTCAGGGACGGAGCGGTGGACCGCACGGCGCTGGGTGCGCAGGTATTCGGCGACGGCGCGGCGCTGAAGCGGCTGGAAGCCATCGTCCACCCCCTGGTCCGCGCCGCCGAGCGCGATTTCCTCGCCCGCCATCGGCGCGCTCGGACGCGGCTGGTGGTTCTCGACATCCCCCTGCTGTTCGAGACCCACGGCGAATCCCGCTGCGACCTGGTGGCGGTGGTCAGCGCCCCCGCCTTCCTTCAGGCGGCCCGGGTGCTGGCCCGGCCGGGCATGACGCGCCAGCGGCTTGACGCGGTGCTGGCCAAGCAGATGCCCGATGGGCAAAAGCGCCGCAGGGCCGACGTGGTGATTCCCACCGGCCTGGGGAAAGGCCCGGCCTTGAAGCGGCTGAAGGCGGTGGTCGCCATGATGCGGGGCTCCCGCCCGGCAGCCCCGGTTGGAGGCGATGCCTCCAAACCTCCCTTTTATTGA